From the genome of Candidatus Sulfotelmatobacter sp., one region includes:
- a CDS encoding response regulator, with protein MSAPGRIRVVLVDDESPARQLLREYLGAHPDIEIVGECSNGFEAVKKIGELKPDLVFLDIQMPKLDGFEVLDLLDPRPAVVFSTAYDEFALKAFEVHAVDYLLKPYGRDRLAEALVRVRERLAARGRSGAASASAPAEPSAARLAAAARPPGRFVERLLVKDGSDVQVIPVDTVDYLEAQDDYVAIHSAGKSWLKTQPISDLAEGLDPARFVRVHRSFVLQVDRIARLELYAKDSRVAILRDGREVPVSRSGYARLRELM; from the coding sequence GTGAGCGCCCCAGGCCGCATTCGCGTGGTGCTGGTGGACGACGAGTCCCCGGCGCGTCAGCTGCTGCGCGAATACCTCGGCGCCCACCCCGACATCGAGATCGTCGGCGAGTGCTCGAATGGGTTCGAAGCCGTGAAGAAGATCGGCGAGCTGAAGCCCGATCTGGTCTTTCTCGACATCCAGATGCCAAAGCTCGACGGCTTCGAGGTCCTGGATCTGCTCGATCCCCGTCCGGCAGTGGTGTTCAGCACCGCCTACGACGAGTTCGCGCTCAAGGCATTCGAAGTGCACGCCGTGGACTATCTGCTCAAGCCCTACGGCCGCGATCGGCTGGCCGAGGCGCTGGTGCGGGTGCGCGAGCGGCTGGCGGCGCGCGGGAGAAGCGGTGCGGCGAGTGCGTCCGCGCCTGCCGAACCGAGTGCGGCGAGACTCGCGGCCGCGGCGCGGCCGCCCGGACGATTCGTCGAGCGGCTGCTGGTCAAGGACGGCTCCGACGTGCAGGTGATTCCGGTCGATACCGTGGACTATCTCGAGGCGCAGGACGACTACGTCGCGATTCACTCCGCCGGCAAGTCGTGGCTCAAGACCCAGCCGATCTCGGATCTCGCCGAAGGTCTCGACCCCGCGCGCTTCGTGCGCGTGCATCGCTCGTTCGTGCTGCAGGTGGATCGCATCGCGCGGCTCGAGCTGTACGCCAAGGACAGCCGGGTGGCGATCCTGCGCGATGGGCGGGAAGTGCCCGTCAGCCGGAGCGGGTACGCGCGGTTAAGAGAGCTGATGTAG